From the Nematostella vectensis chromosome 7, jaNemVect1.1, whole genome shotgun sequence genome, the window ggtttGGACAaataaaggggggagggggtattttttttgtaacatatggctttctggcagcccaaagggatgggggggggaaATGTTTAAACCCCCttaaccctccccctagatccgctactgagtGAAATACCAATGGCTCGTTCAACTTTCCTTTCAGTTCTGACTAACTGTACACACAGCGCTTACGGATGCTGCCCTTACGGGAACAAGGAAGCGACAGGAAGAAGATACCCATTCGAAGGCTGCGGGAGTAAGTGTGAGGAAACTCAAGAATCCCTAGTCAGCCTGGTCTTGTTTCAtcgttattattttcattcaaTATTGGAAATCAAGTTATATAAAGAAATCTCGagataataatttaaaaatcaagttttatacttcatcttcattaaaagaattcaataaaaatatcgCAGCAGCTTTTCCAAAAtacagccgatggaaatggatgctttctccaCGCTATTTTGTTATGATGATTTTGTTAGGATGACATCTCAAAAAGATATGTTCTCTTCGTATCGGACATCAGGGTAGGGGAAACGGGTCAACGTGTTCGTCATAAAATtgtattgttctttttcaattttcagaGGAACTTTGCATGGATATAAGGGAACTAGATTACTGTAAAGATATGAGAGATAATGGATTGTGCGATATTGCTAAAGCTGCGACGTCTGAACAAGAGTTCGTTTTGCGCGGGCGATTGCGAAATGAGTGCTATAAGACGTGTGGATTCGGATGCAGTAAGTACTGTaacaacagacagacagacagacggacagacagacatatacCGCACTGACGCCATTATTTTTGTTAACAGAGAGCAGGGCTCCCAGGTTGTGCGAAAGTCCTCATAAAAGTACTCTTGCTCGTAAGTTTGGTTTGGTTTGCTGTGAGGACGGCTCTATAgtcaagaaaaaacaaaaatgtccACGTAAGTATTACGTGTTATATTTACTTGCCCACGTGAGAAtcacgtgttgttgtttttgcccACGTGAGTATTAGGTGTTGCATTTCCATACCCACGTGAGTATCACGTGTTATATTTACTTGCCCCACGTGAGAATCAcgtgttatgttttttttgcccACGTGAGTATTACGTGTTGCATTTCCTTACCCACGTGAGTAACACGTGTTATATTTACTTGCCCACGTGAGAATCACGTGTTGTTTTTTGCCCACGTGAGTATTACGTGTTGCATTTCCTTACCCACGTGAGTATCACGTGTTATATTTACTTGCCCACGTGAGAATCAcgtgttatgtttattttgccCACGTGGGTATCAAATGTTATATTTACTTGCCCATGTGTGTATTACGTGTTATATTTATTTGCCCACGTGAGAATCACGTGATATGTGTACTTGTTCACGTATCACGAGTTATGCTTAATTTTCTCACGACCCTCCTCTGCAGCATTAAAGATCTCTTGCTAAGCAAACCACTTTTTCCTCCTCCTCGGGAACTCAGCGTAACAAGGCGGATGGTTTCTACCTTCCTCCTTTCTCTTCTTCCCCTACCCTCCGCCGCACTGTTCCTCCTTGTTCTCGCGCCTCGTAACTCCGACCTCGACGCCCTGGGTTCACTAGGGTGCTTTTTCATCGTCAACTACTATGCATCCCTGAAGATAATCAATACACATTCTGTATTTTGGCAAATTTTATGGGCGAAATACCGGAGAGATGTAGTGGAGGTGGTGGGTGGGGGTGCTCAACTTCCTTCTGATTAAAATAGATTGGGCTTTGAAGAAGGCAAAAAACTCAGGGTATAATGACAGTatcttttataatttttaacaGCATGCAAGGACGAACATCCCGTCGTCTGCCGACAATTCAAAGATCGCTGCAAGACAGCCACTGGACCACGTCTCAGGACTTTCCTCAAACGATATTGCAGGAAAAGTTGCAATTTGTGCATGCATATTCATGATTTGTAGAATGCAAAAAGGAAAGTTGTCTTGCAAAAACGCATACAATTTCATCATGTATGTTATTTGCACATATTAATAACCATAATCAGTTTTGAAAGTGTGTAAAAAAGGACACAAATTAAATAGCATATAGACATTGTAAACTTCtggataaaacaataaaacagaATCCTTTAAAGCATGAAGTTGTTTTTGGCATCGAGAAGCTCTACATTTGGCAATGTCCGTACGGGGCTTTTCACAATTTATAATTGTTAACTACCTGAATTTAAGCATTTAGTTGTTATGAACATCTGGGGAGAATTTTCATTGATAAGAAAGACAATATGAAATTGAATTTGA encodes:
- the LOC116604086 gene encoding uncharacterized protein LOC116604086, with translation MAPPKTCLQLVILATVCAVLFAREIPKDFLTNCTHSAYGCCPYGNKEATGRRYPFEGCGKELCMDIRELDYCKDMRDNGLCDIAKAATSEQEFVLRGRLRNECYKTCGFGCKSRAPRLCESPHKSTLARKFGLVCCEDGSIVKKKQKCPPCKDEHPVVCRQFKDRCKTATGPRLRTFLKRYCRKSCNLCMHIHDL